TTTGGAAATACAAATGTATAAATATCTTAGAGCATTAAGTCTTTTTCTTATTATAAGTTCACCTCTTATAGCAATCCAAAGACATGTATACGAATCGAACGGAGCTCAAGGGATACAGGATTCAATAAATGTGTCTTCGACCTATGATACAGTGATGGTGCATAAGGGGATTTATTATGTGCGGGATATAGATTCTTTGGGTATAACTATGAAAGATAGTATCATCTTATTCAGTCCAAATCCAGACAGTGTTACTTTAAACGGTCTAAACTCTACTGGAACAGATACTGCATATCATGTAATTTACTGTGATTTTGGCAACTCAGATTCTTCAGGTGCTTTAATAAAAGGATTTAAAATAACTGGTGGAAACGCGTCGGGTGATGGTCACCCTAATGGTTTTGGAGGAGGAATTTGTTGTCTAAACTCTTCACCTGTAATAGAATCTTGTATTATAACTGATAATTATGCTAAAAGTGGTGGTGGAATATATTCGTACTGTGGTTCTCCTATTATTGTAAAAAACAGTATAGCTAATAATTCTTGTTCTCAGTGTGGAGGAGGAATGCGCTTATTATATGGAACCCCTATTGTTGTAGAAAATAGTATAATTAACAATTATTCAAATTGGCTTGGGGGAGGGATATTTTCTGATTACAGTGCCTCTACTATTCTTAGAAATACTATTAATCATAACTCTGCTCACTGGGATGGAGGAGGTGTGTGGCTTAATGCTGGAAATATTATTCTTAGAGATAATATTATAATTAATGACTCGGCTCGAGATTATGGGGGAGGAATATATTTAGAAAGAGCAAATGTTACGATTGAAGAAAATACTATAGTGAATAATCATGCTAAATTCGGAGGAGGAATATATTCTTGTGGTTTTCCTAAAATCAAATATAATATTATAATTGATACCACTTTTTGTGCTATATACATCAAAACAGACAGTGCTTTTATTGATAGTAACAACATCTACGCAACCGGATATGCGGTGTCTAACAGCGATTCCTTTGATATAGATGCTCGTTATAATTATTGGGGAACAGTAGACACTAATACTATCAATGCGAAAATCTATGATTTCTATGACAACTCTACAATGGGAATAGTTTGTTATCAGCCATTTCTTACTGATTCACTAAAATTTGGCATAGAAGAGAAAAAAATAGAAAACATAAAGACAAACTTATCGATTTATCCCAATCCATCTTTTGGCAATAGCATTATTAAATATGGATTGCCCGAGAAAGCAACTGTAAGTTTAACCCTATATGACATATCCGGTAGATTAGTCCAAACTATGTATTCAGGGACTCAAAAAGCAGGGGATCATACAATCAATATAAATAGCTATAAAATTGCTAAGGGGATTTATTTCGCAAAACTTAATGCCGGAGATTTCAAAGCAACAAAGAAACTCATACTAATGAGATAGGAGAAAACTATGAAAAAGCTATTAATCGGAATATTTATGATAGGCTTATTTTCAAACCTCAGTTTTGCACAAGTTGTGCCGGTAGGGATTATACCACTCGGTCCGGCAGGAGGAAATGGAACGTATCCTATAGGGGCATGTGTAAATCCTAATACAAATAGAATATATGTTGCAAATGCAGGCAGTAATAATGTATCTGTAATAAATGGTTCAACGGATTCAATAATAAACACTATAAATGTTGCGGAAGGTCCTTATGAAATAACTGTTAATCCCTCAACCAATATGATATATATTGCGCATAGTAACAACGATATTGTTTCCGTAATAAATGGGGCAACCAATTCAGTAGTAGGAACTATAGGGGTTGGAGGATGTCCGTGGGACATTAAAGTCAATTCCAAAACTAATAAAATATATGTTACAAATCAGGACAGCAATACTGTTTCTGTAATCGATGGCGTTACCAACTCGGTAATAGCGACTGTAGCAGTTGGCGCTAACCCCAAAGGTATTGATGTAGATTCAAATACTAATAAAATATATCTTACAAGTACAGGTAGTGTCTATGTAATAGATGGGGCAAATGATTCAGTTATAAAGGAAATAAACATTAATGGTGGACTTTCAGGTGTTGCTATCAATACAGTAACCAATAAAGCATATGTTACCGATGATATTTTTGGTTATGTTTTTGTAATAAACAGCTCAACAGATTCAGTAGTAGATAGTATAAAGGTTGGTATGTGGCCATATGCATTGGCAATAAACCAGAAGTCTAATAAAATATATATTTCAGATAGATATAATGATAGCATTTTTGTTATAAATGGTTCTAATGATTCTGTTGTAGTAGCTATAATAGATGCTAACTTTACCTCTTCTTTCTGGGGAATTGATGTCAATCCGGAAACAAATAAAATATATCGTACAAATTGCCAGAGTAACACTATTTCTGTAATAAGCGGGTCAACAGATTCGGTAATAGCTACTATCCTTGCTGGTAGAATGCCT
The genomic region above belongs to bacterium and contains:
- a CDS encoding YncE family protein: MKKLLIGIFMIGLFSNLSFAQVVPVGIIPLGPAGGNGTYPIGACVNPNTNRIYVANAGSNNVSVINGSTDSIINTINVAEGPYEITVNPSTNMIYIAHSNNDIVSVINGATNSVVGTIGVGGCPWDIKVNSKTNKIYVTNQDSNTVSVIDGVTNSVIATVAVGANPKGIDVDSNTNKIYLTSTGSVYVIDGANDSVIKEININGGLSGVAINTVTNKAYVTDDIFGYVFVINSSTDSVVDSIKVGMWPYALAINQKSNKIYISDRYNDSIFVINGSNDSVVVAIIDANFTSSFWGIDVNPETNKIYRTNCQSNTISVISGSTDSVIATILAGRMP
- a CDS encoding T9SS type A sorting domain-containing protein, giving the protein MYKYLRALSLFLIISSPLIAIQRHVYESNGAQGIQDSINVSSTYDTVMVHKGIYYVRDIDSLGITMKDSIILFSPNPDSVTLNGLNSTGTDTAYHVIYCDFGNSDSSGALIKGFKITGGNASGDGHPNGFGGGICCLNSSPVIESCIITDNYAKSGGGIYSYCGSPIIVKNSIANNSCSQCGGGMRLLYGTPIVVENSIINNYSNWLGGGIFSDYSASTILRNTINHNSAHWDGGGVWLNAGNIILRDNIIINDSARDYGGGIYLERANVTIEENTIVNNHAKFGGGIYSCGFPKIKYNIIIDTTFCAIYIKTDSAFIDSNNIYATGYAVSNSDSFDIDARYNYWGTVDTNTINAKIYDFYDNSTMGIVCYQPFLTDSLKFGIEEKKIENIKTNLSIYPNPSFGNSIIKYGLPEKATVSLTLYDISGRLVQTMYSGTQKAGDHTININSYKIAKGIYFAKLNAGDFKATKKLILMR